One Acidimicrobiales bacterium DNA window includes the following coding sequences:
- a CDS encoding SDR family NAD(P)-dependent oxidoreductase, which yields MGILEGKVAFITGGGSGIGAATAATLASEGARVACTDIDLAAAERTAKEIESAGGTALALALDVSDEAANVAVVERVVDEWGALHIAHLNAGTGGSQPVLEHTAELWDRTIAVNLTGVFFGIKAAGAAIIESGGGSIVITSSAAGLRGVAGSVAYSASKHGVIGLAKSAAVELASQNVRVNAICPAIVDTPLIRNAFGDDAIAGLGMLQPLGRVGQPEEVARLVRYLVSDDAVFITGSVYPIDGGLTAG from the coding sequence ATGGGCATTCTCGAGGGCAAGGTCGCCTTCATCACCGGTGGGGGCTCGGGCATCGGCGCCGCCACGGCCGCCACGCTGGCGAGCGAAGGCGCCCGAGTGGCCTGCACCGACATCGACCTCGCCGCCGCCGAGCGCACGGCCAAAGAGATCGAAAGCGCCGGGGGCACGGCCCTCGCGCTGGCGCTCGACGTGAGCGACGAGGCGGCCAATGTCGCCGTCGTCGAGCGCGTGGTCGACGAGTGGGGCGCGCTCCACATCGCCCACCTGAACGCAGGCACGGGCGGCTCGCAGCCGGTGCTGGAGCACACCGCCGAGCTGTGGGATCGCACCATCGCCGTCAACCTCACCGGCGTCTTCTTCGGCATCAAGGCGGCAGGCGCCGCCATCATCGAGAGCGGCGGCGGCTCCATCGTGATCACCTCGTCGGCCGCCGGCCTGCGCGGCGTGGCGGGGTCGGTGGCCTACTCGGCCTCGAAGCACGGCGTGATCGGCTTGGCCAAGTCGGCGGCGGTGGAGCTGGCGTCGCAGAACGTGCGCGTCAACGCCATCTGCCCCGCCATCGTCGACACCCCGTTGATCCGCAACGCCTTCGGCGACGACGCCATCGCCGGCCTTGGCATGCTGCAGCCGCTGGGCCGCGTGGGGCAGCCCGAGGAGGTGGCCCGCCTCGTTCGCTACCTGGTGAGCGACGACGCCGTCTTCATCACCGGGTCGGTGTACCCGATCGACGGCGGCCTCACAGCCGGGTGA
- a CDS encoding acyl-CoA dehydrogenase family protein → MRHQYLTDDHEQFRASFASFVEKEMVPHASRWDEAGIVDRELFAAAGSHGFLGFAAPIEDGGGGVDDFRFNQVISEELHRFQVGTAGTGLVLQNDVCLPYFVGLADEEQRKRWLPGICSGELVAAIAMTEPGAGSDLAGMRTSAIPTDGGFVLNGSKTFITNGINADVVIVAAKTDPSLAHRGISLLVVERGMPGFERGRNLDKLGMHAQDTAELFFDNVHVPAENLLGTQGAGFAALVRNLAQERLSIAVTSVCAARAAFELALAYCTEREAFGRPIADFQNTRFRLAEMATEVEIGETFVDRCVEARNRGTLTPETAAMAKYWCTELQGRVVDTAVQLHGGYGFMVEQPVARLYADARASRIFGGTNEIMREVIGRSLVR, encoded by the coding sequence ATGCGCCACCAGTACCTCACCGACGATCACGAGCAGTTCCGGGCCTCGTTCGCCTCCTTCGTGGAAAAGGAGATGGTCCCCCACGCCTCCCGCTGGGACGAGGCGGGCATCGTCGACCGCGAGCTGTTCGCCGCTGCGGGGAGCCACGGATTCCTCGGTTTCGCGGCACCGATCGAGGACGGCGGGGGTGGCGTCGACGACTTCCGCTTCAACCAGGTCATCTCCGAGGAGCTGCACCGCTTCCAGGTGGGGACGGCGGGTACCGGCTTGGTCCTGCAGAACGACGTGTGCCTCCCGTACTTCGTGGGCCTGGCCGACGAGGAGCAGCGCAAGCGTTGGCTCCCCGGCATCTGCTCGGGCGAGCTGGTGGCGGCCATCGCCATGACCGAACCGGGGGCAGGCTCCGACTTGGCGGGCATGCGCACCTCCGCCATCCCCACCGACGGCGGCTTCGTGCTCAACGGATCGAAGACGTTCATCACCAACGGCATCAATGCCGACGTGGTGATCGTGGCGGCCAAGACCGACCCGTCCCTGGCGCACCGGGGCATCTCCCTGCTGGTGGTGGAGCGGGGGATGCCGGGCTTCGAACGGGGCCGCAACCTCGACAAGCTCGGCATGCACGCCCAGGACACCGCCGAGCTGTTCTTCGACAACGTGCATGTCCCCGCCGAGAACCTGCTCGGCACCCAAGGCGCGGGCTTCGCCGCCCTGGTCCGGAACCTGGCGCAGGAGCGGCTCTCGATCGCCGTGACCTCGGTCTGCGCGGCACGAGCCGCCTTCGAGCTCGCCCTGGCCTACTGCACCGAACGGGAGGCGTTCGGCCGGCCCATCGCCGACTTCCAGAACACCCGGTTCCGGCTGGCCGAGATGGCCACCGAGGTGGAGATCGGCGAGACCTTCGTAGACCGCTGCGTGGAGGCCCGCAACCGCGGCACCTTGACGCCCGAGACAGCCGCCATGGCGAAGTACTGGTGCACCGAACTGCAGGGCCGGGTGGTCGATACAGCCGTCCAACTCCACGGCGGCTACGGCTTCATGGTCGAGCAGCCCGTGGCCCGCCTGTACGCCGATGCCCGGGCCTCGCGCATCTTCGGCGGCACCAATGAAATAATGAGGGAGGTCATCGGACGATCGCTTGTTCGGTGA
- a CDS encoding serine hydrolase domain-containing protein produces MAHLKTPFDGTVARGWEVVAGCFEDSLADGEPGAALCVYADGQCVVDVWGGVADDRTGRRYTDETLQVLSFATNGAAALVALLLVDRGLLHPDRPVADYWPEFAACGKSAISVRDLLAHRAGVPVLQPGPHLADPPDSALTAAMLARQEPLWAPGEAHGYHVHTVALAISELVRRIDGRSLATFFTEEVAGPLGLELWFGLPGDEEWRVAPLRATTGDGSWGIEADSLLWRAATFDGHLLVTSPSVNRRALHAGELPGFGAVGNARSLARMYAAMIGDLDVPRLLSQPTVDLACEVAAEGVDAVLGVPGRYGLGYALHADGFPLSGAGTRMFGQAPVGATRGMADADRGIAIGYATTRVTCGLRDPLAERLVTAVYDCVS; encoded by the coding sequence ATGGCGCATCTCAAGACGCCCTTCGACGGGACGGTGGCCCGGGGGTGGGAGGTCGTCGCGGGCTGTTTCGAGGACAGCCTGGCCGACGGCGAGCCCGGCGCCGCACTGTGTGTCTACGCCGACGGCCAGTGCGTGGTCGACGTCTGGGGCGGCGTGGCCGACGACCGCACGGGCCGCCGCTACACCGACGAGACCCTGCAAGTGCTGTCGTTCGCCACCAACGGGGCCGCCGCCCTGGTCGCCCTGCTGCTGGTGGACCGCGGCCTGCTGCACCCCGACCGGCCGGTGGCCGACTACTGGCCGGAGTTCGCCGCCTGCGGGAAGTCGGCCATCTCCGTGCGCGACCTGCTGGCCCACCGGGCGGGCGTGCCGGTGCTCCAGCCCGGGCCGCACCTGGCCGATCCTCCCGACTCGGCGCTGACAGCGGCCATGTTGGCCCGCCAGGAGCCCCTGTGGGCACCAGGCGAGGCCCACGGCTACCACGTCCACACCGTCGCGCTGGCCATCAGCGAGCTCGTCCGCCGCATCGACGGCCGCTCGCTGGCCACCTTCTTCACCGAGGAGGTCGCCGGCCCCTTGGGCCTGGAGCTCTGGTTCGGGCTGCCGGGCGACGAGGAGTGGCGGGTAGCGCCCCTGCGGGCGACGACCGGCGACGGCTCCTGGGGCATCGAGGCGGACAGCCTGCTGTGGCGGGCGGCCACCTTCGACGGTCACCTGCTCGTCACCTCGCCCTCGGTCAACCGGCGCGCCCTCCATGCGGGCGAACTGCCCGGCTTCGGCGCCGTCGGCAACGCCCGCTCGTTGGCCCGCATGTACGCGGCGATGATCGGCGACCTCGACGTCCCGCGCCTCTTGTCGCAGCCGACGGTGGACCTGGCGTGCGAAGTGGCCGCCGAGGGGGTCGACGCCGTGCTCGGCGTCCCCGGCCGCTACGGCCTCGGCTACGCACTGCACGCCGACGGCTTCCCGTTGTCGGGAGCGGGCACCCGCATGTTCGGGCAGGCCCCGGTGGGAGCCACCCGCGGCATGGCCGATGCCGACCGGGGCATCGCCATCGGCTACGCCACCACCAGGGTCACGTGCGGGCTGCGCGACCCGCTGGCCGAGCGCCTGGTGACGGCGGTCTACGACTGCGTCAGTTGA
- a CDS encoding AAA family ATPase: MSAPVIPAASPLVGRDAEFAEASAFVADLVDTGGGAFLLRGEAGIGKSRLLAELAADCEAAGWQVLAASASNIESQLPYSVFLQLVRSTPSNQPPHVREQAARLVEQLDVTNDKPMVAAYGAATRYIDAMRRHGPTILVVDDLGHCDDDTAALLTTLLRRSAESPLVVVGTARVSMAQRGPMAALLDQLAESNRLRRLDLRPLGKQAVEALVAATLGSPPDERLVEAVARSTNGNPFFVTQVLLSLLEADAVAVEGGRSTLREPVAPMSPDRREVVLRRVLRVSEEARTVARAVALLGSLRSDRFSLVATLAQLDLAQVAKAIDGLVASQVLGEDDGTFRFSHQLLRDTLYQDIGAGTRWRWHQLVAEWLSTLPTTGEVALELAHHTGETAEVGDQQALEVIVRAGELMAESAPRSAVPWYHRALAIMPEDHPKRDWLLGRLARALLFAGRPHEAVDVGRSVLARAGSSADNARTTYLLVEALWEAGNLAEAQELVDLLTAVEPLPVRFVAQAANLFHVTGRYDDAFAAEARTRALLTEAPPVERVVAHCHLGLLWARDGWVSKAAAIWRELEEELADAPPSTQLGAYSVMSFQAALVGCIEPAEQFQARADVLLDEAKLLMFGNALATGRVLTASHVGDWDSALRLADDVIAGVDDEGHSPMQFDAVLAVAADIESNRGDWRRARHLLARYEPQSPATRAQWAWTMGGIELASGSASEARRLLEAELAEGTARPVAEVLLRARLAETLHAAGALDEARRVAEELAAVDVDDMSFPARTEALCVVGTVLADADRLTQAAALARRHRAPFVEARAQLALGDLGRERLDDLLVAHEAFHRLGAQPWRRRAASSLRRYGVPVPRFRAPKPSIFTETEAQIVRLVQEARSNREIAQTLSISLKTVESYLTRIYAKTGCATRLELARASDAGRFN, encoded by the coding sequence GTGAGCGCCCCCGTCATCCCGGCCGCCAGCCCGCTGGTCGGCCGCGACGCCGAGTTCGCCGAAGCCAGCGCGTTCGTGGCCGACCTGGTCGACACGGGCGGCGGGGCCTTCCTCCTGCGCGGGGAAGCGGGCATCGGCAAGAGCCGGTTGCTGGCCGAGCTCGCCGCCGACTGTGAGGCGGCAGGCTGGCAGGTGCTGGCCGCGTCGGCGTCCAACATCGAGAGCCAGCTGCCGTACTCCGTCTTCCTGCAGTTGGTGCGCTCGACGCCGTCCAACCAGCCGCCGCACGTCCGCGAGCAGGCCGCCCGCCTGGTCGAGCAGCTCGACGTCACCAACGACAAGCCGATGGTGGCGGCCTACGGGGCCGCCACCCGCTACATCGACGCCATGCGCAGGCACGGCCCGACGATCCTGGTGGTCGACGACCTCGGCCACTGCGACGACGACACGGCGGCCCTGCTGACGACGCTGCTGCGCCGGTCGGCGGAGAGCCCCCTCGTCGTAGTGGGGACGGCTCGGGTGTCGATGGCCCAGCGGGGGCCGATGGCCGCCCTGCTCGACCAGCTGGCCGAGTCGAACCGCCTACGCAGGCTCGACCTCCGGCCCCTCGGCAAGCAGGCCGTCGAAGCCCTCGTGGCCGCCACCCTCGGTTCCCCGCCCGACGAACGCTTGGTCGAGGCGGTGGCGCGGTCGACGAACGGCAACCCGTTCTTCGTCACCCAGGTCCTGCTCAGCTTGCTCGAAGCCGACGCCGTCGCCGTCGAAGGCGGCCGCTCGACGTTGCGGGAGCCGGTGGCGCCCATGTCGCCCGACCGCCGCGAGGTCGTCCTGCGCCGAGTGCTGCGGGTCAGCGAGGAAGCCCGGACCGTCGCCCGGGCCGTCGCCCTGCTCGGCTCGCTCCGTTCCGACCGCTTCTCGCTGGTGGCCACGCTGGCCCAGCTCGACCTGGCCCAAGTGGCCAAGGCCATCGACGGCCTGGTGGCCAGCCAGGTGCTGGGGGAAGACGACGGCACCTTCCGCTTCAGCCACCAGTTGCTGCGCGACACCCTCTACCAGGACATCGGCGCAGGCACGCGGTGGCGGTGGCACCAACTGGTGGCGGAGTGGCTGTCCACGCTGCCGACGACCGGGGAAGTGGCGCTGGAGTTGGCCCACCACACGGGCGAGACGGCGGAGGTGGGCGACCAGCAGGCCCTCGAAGTGATCGTGCGGGCGGGCGAGCTCATGGCCGAGTCGGCGCCGAGGTCGGCGGTGCCGTGGTACCACCGCGCCCTGGCGATCATGCCGGAGGACCACCCGAAGCGTGACTGGCTGTTGGGCAGGCTGGCCCGGGCGCTGCTCTTTGCGGGCCGCCCCCACGAGGCCGTCGACGTGGGCCGCAGCGTGCTGGCCCGGGCGGGCTCCAGCGCCGACAACGCCCGTACGACGTACCTCCTCGTGGAGGCGTTGTGGGAAGCGGGCAACTTGGCCGAGGCGCAGGAACTGGTCGACCTGCTCACCGCGGTGGAGCCGTTGCCGGTGCGGTTCGTGGCCCAAGCGGCGAACCTGTTCCACGTCACCGGCCGCTACGACGACGCCTTCGCCGCCGAGGCCCGCACCCGGGCGCTGCTCACCGAGGCGCCGCCCGTGGAGCGGGTGGTCGCGCACTGTCACCTCGGGCTCCTGTGGGCCCGTGACGGCTGGGTCTCCAAGGCGGCGGCCATCTGGCGCGAACTCGAGGAGGAGTTGGCCGACGCGCCACCGTCGACCCAGCTCGGCGCCTACTCGGTGATGAGCTTCCAAGCGGCCCTGGTCGGCTGCATCGAGCCTGCCGAGCAGTTCCAGGCTCGTGCCGACGTCCTGCTCGACGAGGCCAAGCTGCTCATGTTCGGCAACGCCTTGGCCACCGGCCGCGTGCTCACGGCCTCGCACGTCGGCGACTGGGACAGCGCCCTGCGCCTGGCCGACGACGTCATCGCCGGCGTGGACGACGAGGGGCACTCGCCCATGCAGTTCGACGCGGTACTCGCCGTGGCCGCCGACATCGAGTCGAACCGCGGCGACTGGCGCCGGGCCCGCCACCTGCTCGCCCGCTACGAGCCGCAGTCGCCTGCCACCCGGGCGCAGTGGGCGTGGACGATGGGGGGCATCGAGCTCGCCAGTGGCAGCGCGTCCGAGGCGCGGCGGCTGTTGGAGGCGGAACTGGCCGAGGGCACGGCCCGCCCTGTCGCCGAGGTCTTGCTCCGAGCCCGTTTGGCGGAGACGCTGCACGCCGCGGGCGCACTGGATGAGGCACGACGGGTGGCCGAGGAGTTGGCTGCCGTCGACGTCGACGACATGTCGTTCCCGGCCCGCACCGAGGCCCTGTGCGTGGTCGGCACGGTGCTGGCCGATGCCGACCGCCTCACCCAGGCGGCGGCGCTGGCGCGTCGCCATCGTGCCCCGTTCGTCGAAGCCCGCGCCCAACTGGCGCTCGGCGACCTCGGCCGCGAGCGCCTCGACGACCTGCTCGTGGCCCACGAGGCGTTCCACCGCTTGGGCGCCCAGCCGTGGCGCCGTCGTGCCGCGTCGTCGTTGCGCCGTTACGGCGTGCCCGTCCCGCGCTTTCGGGCGCCGAAGCCGTCGATCTTCACGGAGACGGAGGCGCAGATCGTCCGCCTCGTGCAGGAGGCGCGCTCGAACCGGGAGATCGCCCAGACGCTGTCGATCAGCCTCAAGACCGTGGAGTCGTACCTCACCCGCATCTACGCCAAGACGGGGTGCGCCACCCGCCTCGAGCTGGCCCGGGCGTCCGACGCCGGGCGCTTCAACTGA